A stretch of Fusarium poae strain DAOMC 252244 chromosome 2, whole genome shotgun sequence DNA encodes these proteins:
- a CDS encoding hypothetical protein (TransMembrane:1 (o78-99i)~BUSCO:44031at5125), whose translation MASKIGPRSVKDATRFTSTIPHATSKTPQRTARIPGETPEQRVRRLRQAHIAAQRAQVSKTDMFLDTSRKFFDFAHRWTIRGIVTFTLVAGVVSVYSVVDMIQYNRARRAEWVEAQKLLEADELAMARLAYIKGEATEDQILLVEEANQAAEARGEKLPPLLGAPEHRTHFEEHIKPTFQDKTEESVTKTSSGKGVLGIFSGVLGGGSKTEEIKEQATEGLAAAQTQLSNLAANGQAKLEQAIQTERENQQIGGPLDRLGTQPVPASGKSWWKFW comes from the exons ATGGCTTCCAAGATAGGCCCCAGAAGCGTCAAGGACGCCACCCGCTTCACGTCCACAATCCCCCACGCAACCTCCAAAACCCCCCAAAGAACAGCGCGCATCCCAGGCGAGACACCCGAGCAGCGCGTGAGGAGACTGCGCCAGGCTCATATCGCCGCTCAGCGTGCTCAAGTTAGCAAGACGGATATGTTCCTCGACACATCAAGGAAATTCTTTGACTTTGCGCATCGATGGACTATAAGAGGAATTGTGACATTCACAC TCGTCGCAGGTGTTGTCTCCGTATACTCCGTCGTCGATATGATTCAATATAACCGCGCCCGCCGAGCCGAATGGGTTGAAGCACAGAAGCTACTCGAAGCCGACGAGCTAGCCATGGCCCGTCTCGCTTACATCAAGGGCGAAGCTACCGAGGACCAGATTCTCCTCGTCGAGGAGGCCAACCAAGCAGCCGAGGCAAGAGGCgagaagctaccacctcTGCTTGGCGCCCCCGAACACCGCACACATTTCGAGGAGCATATCAAGCCCACGTTCCAGGACAAGACCGAGGAGAGCGTTACAAAGACATCAAGTGGCAAGGGCGTGCTGGGGATTTTCTCTGGCGTGCTAGGAGGTGGATCGAAGACGGAGGAGATCAAGGAGCAAGCAACAGAGGGGTTGGCCGCGGCACAGACACAGTTGAGCAACTTGGCGGCTAACGGTCAAGCGAAGCTGGAGCAAGCAATTCAGACTGAGCGAGAGAATCAACAAATTGGAGGCCCTCTAGACCGATTGGGAACACAACCTGTGCCAGCCTCCGGCAAGTCATGGTGGAAGTTCTGGTAA
- a CDS encoding hypothetical protein (BUSCO:32287at5125), translated as MFTAQRRVFERKRGREEEQLAANGMSFGEHRNKRLQCLPLRASPRTAQQWIPDSSMQPSSHDQFQQTNFSQWPSNTTPQINGYSDIDMMQTNQIQQQQTSDRLSMMQLESDNSNGRMPTPIQPSFAAQVRGQQPMAAPPNGVANLGHHNTGLNDDQGVPRTMAGGWHAAQNERRLPSPISEGDDSMVCQPITPITVQFNHENMSPGMEHPNVKIQPSPPHDVEHHMMDAEPICPGHAADGEGDPTTPSPRRGHIRSRHTVNNWTWQPGMKKSFSIGYRSDCDKCRDKVPGHFNHIIVS; from the exons ATGTTTACCGCACAGAGACGTGTTTTTGAACGAAAACGGGGTCGAGAAGAGGAACAGCTCGCTGCGAATGGCATGAGCTTCGGTGAGCACCGAAAT AAACGACTCCAATGTCTTCCTCTACGTGCATCTCCTCGAACTGCACAGCAATGGATACCCGATTCGTCCATGCAGCCTTCCAGCCATGATCAATTCCAACAAACCAACTTTTCGCAATGGCCGTCAAACACGACGCCACAAATCAATGGATATTCTGACATAGACATGATGCAAACAAATCAGATtcagcaacaacaaacaTCGGACCGATTGAGCATGATGCAGTTGGAGTCTGACAACTCCAACGGGCGCATGCCTACTCCCATTCAGCCCAGCTTTGCCGCACAAGTTAGAGGCCAACAGCCAATGGCAGCCCCACCCAACGGCGTTGCAAACCTCGGACATCACAACACCGGCCTCAACGACGATCAGGGCGTTCCTCGCACAATGGCTGGAGGATGGCACGCCGCTCAGAACGAACGACGCCTCCCCTCGCCTATTTCCGAAGGTGATGATTCCATGGTATGCCAACCCATCACCCCTATCACGGTACAGTTCAACCATGAGAACATGTCTCCAGGCATGGAGCATCCCAACGTGAAAATTCAACCATCGCCTCCTCATGATGTGGAACACCATATGATGGATGCAGAACCGATCTGTCCAGGACATGCGGCTGATGGTGAGGGTGACCCTACAACACCTTCTCCTCGACGTGGTCATATTAGAAGTCGACACACCGTCAACAACTGGACATGGCAACCCGGCATGAAGAAGAGTTTTAGCATCGGGTACCGATCAGACTGTGACAAATGCCGTGACAAGGTTCCCGGTCATTTCAACCACATTATCGTTTCCtag
- the ARO4 gene encoding 3-deoxy-7-phosphoheptulonate synthase (BUSCO:30280at5125), with protein sequence MPSAIDMTTIAADDTRVLGQDPLIPPALLTSEIPLPEKATKTVVKGRQDAADIVLGQSDRLLVVVGPCSIHDPATAQEYASRLKELSDKLSNDLCIVMRAYLEKPRTTVGWKGLINDPDIDNSFKINKGLRVSRQLFVDLTTQGLPIATEMLDTISPQFLADCISVGAIGARTTESQLHRELASGLSFPVGFKNGTDGSLGVAIDAIGAAAAQHHFMGVTKQGLAAITRTKGNEHCFVILRGGTKGTNFDKESVQAAKKVLQDKKQKEAIMIDCSHGNSSKDHRNQPKVAKVVGEQLREGEKAIVGVMIESNIGEGNQKVPAEGPAGLKRGVSITDACIGWEDTVTVLEDLADAVRTRREINSS encoded by the exons ATGCCTTCAGCTATCGATATGACTACCATCGCTGCCGATGATACCAGAG TCCTCGGACAGGATCCTTTGATCCCTCCTGCTCTCCTCACCTCCGAGATCCCTCTGCCCGAGAAGGCCACAAAGACTGTTGTCAAGGGCCGTCAAGATGCTGCCGACATTGTCCTCGGCCAGAGCGACAGActtctcgtcgtcgtcggtccTTGCTCCATCCACGACCCTGCTACCGCCCAAGAGTACGCTTCCAGACTCAAGGAGCTCTCTGACAAACTCTCCAACGATCTCTGCATCGTCATGCGCGCCTACCTCGAGAAGCCCAGAACAACCGTTGGCTGGAAGGGTCTCATCAACGACCCCGATATTGACAACTCcttcaagatcaacaagGGTCTCCGTGTTTCCCGCCAGCTTTTCGTTGACTTGACCACTCAAGGTCTGCCAATTGCCACCGAGATGCTCGACACCATTTCTCCTCAGTTCCTTGCCGACTGTATCTCTGTCGGTGCTATTGGTGCCCGTACCACCGAGTCTCAGCTTCACCGTGAGCTTGCCTCTGGTCTTTCTTTCCCCGTCGGTTTCAAGAACGGTACAGATGGTAGCCTTGGTGTTGCCATTGACGCTATTGGCGCCGCTGCTGCTCAGCACCACTTTATGGGTGTCACCAAGCAAGGTCTTGCTGCTATCACCCGAACCAAGGGTAACGAGCACTGCTTCGTCATCCTCCGCGGTGGAACCAAGGGTACCAACTTTGACAAGGAGAGCGTACAGGCTGCCAAGAAGGTCCTCCAGGACAAGAAGCAAAAGGAGGCCATCATGATTGACTGCTCCCACG GAAACTCTTCCAAGGACCACCGAAACCAGCCCAAGGTTGCCAAGGTTGTTGGTGAGCAGCTCCGTGAGGGTGAGAAGGCTATTGTCGGTGTCATGATCGAGTCCAACATTGGTGAGGGTAACCAAAAGGTCCCCGCTGAGGGTCCTGCTGGTCTCAAGCGTGGTGTCAGCATCACTGATGCTTGCATTGGCTGGGAGGACACCGTCACCGTCCTCGAAGACTTGGCTGATGCTGTCCGCACTCGTCGCGAGATCAACAGCTCCTAG
- a CDS encoding hypothetical protein (SECRETED:SignalP(1-20)~TransMembrane:1 (n4-15c20/21o104-122i)~BUSCO:55809at5125) translates to MARISLFILLLGAFISLAAASAPTFCKCTCFKNSTIIPLGPKDESLRRSIDLPTFQLEPRSKSKSCSECTKAFCLKQGIDFCKDATEEDVSTMCFQRDSNKDKIIVWAFIIGTVGLLGWAAFKKVVAMRQGGAFPRQGSNYAPMQGNFR, encoded by the exons ATGGCACGAATATCTCTATTTATCCTCCTCTTGGGGGCATTTATTTCTCTAGCAGCAGCAT CCGCGCCCACCTTTTGCAAATGCACATGCTTCAAGAACAGCACCATCATCCCTCTCGGTCCCAAAGACGAGTCCCTCCGCCGCTCCATCGATCTCCCTACATTCCAGCTCGAGCCACGCTCAAAGTCGAAATCATGCTCCGAATGCACCAAGGCCTTCTGTCTCAAGCAAGGCATTGACTTTTGTAAAGACGCGACCGAGGAGGATGTCTCGACCATGTGCTTCCAGCGCGATAGCAACAAGGACAAGATCATCGTCTGGGCTTTTATCATTGGGACTGTCGGGTTACTGGGCTGGGCTGCTTTCAAAAAGGTTGTGGCAATGCGCCAGGGGGGTGCGTTTCCAAGACAGGGTAGCAACTATGCTCCCATGCAGGGAAACTTTCGATGA
- a CDS encoding hypothetical protein (BUSCO:38261at5125) — MPRIPRVGAFASLPSAVAPVNRIPFVARATFSTSTPVNAIGNKTQWIRKQLWKGEAPGAEDPYNERPEPEQPTNLPDEAKELLNVDRRPSPVRNTRLVLPPSTSEALSEKEIESVDTGYTPATSIEDLEEIDTLKTWWEQPGHWGEESEFKGFGKADRVKDQVVLEVYLRQALVEALSYEQRGLLEEYAVKKWPLGNRAHLDRTLSAGILFEGGKAQLSSHFRIVTEKLKAREVEERVEISADEAQQMVNALDPSWKTVILNNDHLKFAVRKRLYQLTGHFIPDVKLAAARTPRELITVALTITKRGKKLAEVLEEQKALTALPNVTVHSRRVTPIDREVAVGRWKVIEEELRKRDLPVTGTGGYGKNKERDWLTGKA; from the exons ATGCCTCGAATACCGAGAGTAGGCGCATTCGCCTCGCTACCGTCGGCAGTAGCCCCCGTTAACCGAATCCCCTTCGTCGCCCGCGCCACATTCTCAACCTCCACACCCGTCAACGCTATCGGAAACAAGACACAATGGATTCGAAAGCAGCTCTGGAAGGGCGAAGCTCCCGGCGCTGAGGATCCCTACAACGAGCGTCCGGAGCCGGAACAACCTACGAATCTGCCCGACGAGGCCAAGGAGTTGTTAAATGTTGACCGTAGACCTTCGCCTGTGCGCAACACTCGTCTTGTTCTGCCGCCCAGCACCTCCGAGGCTTTGAGTGAGAAGGAGATTGAGTCTGTTGATACTGGATATACGCCTGCGACTTCGATTGAAGATCTGGAAGAGATTGACACTCTCAAGACGTGGTGGGAGCAACCCGGCCATTGGGGCGAGGAGAGCGAATTCAAGGGTTTCGGCAAGGCAGACCGAGTGAAGGACCAGGTCGTGTTGGAGGTTTATCTGCGTCAAGCTCTTGTTGAGGCGCTTTCATACGAGCAGCGAGGTCTTCTTGAGGAGTACGCTGTGAAGAAGTGGCCCCTTGGAAACAGGGCCCACCTGGACCGAACACTATCCGCTGGTATTCTATTCGAGGGTGGAAAGGCTCAGCTGAGCTCTCATTTCCGCATCGTGaccgagaagctcaaggctaGAGAGGTCGAGGAGAGGGTTGAAATTTCCGCTGATGAGGCCCAGCAGATGGTTAATGCTCTGGACCCCTCATGGAAGACCGTTATCCTGAACAATGACCACCTCAAGTTTGCT GTCCGAAAGCGTCTCTACCAACTCACCGGCCACTTCATCCCCGACGTGAAGCTCGCCGCAGCCCGCACACCACGCGAGCTGATCACCGTCGCACTAACCATCACCAAGCGCGGCAAGAAGCTAGCCGAGGTTCTCGAGGAACAAAAGGCTCTCACCGCACTCCCCAACGTCACAGTGCACAGCAGGAGAGTCACACCCATCGACCGTGAGGTTGCGGTTGGTCGATGGAAGGTCATTGAGGAGGAGTTGCGGAAGCGTGATCTGCCTGTTACTGGAACAGGGGGATACGGTAAGAATAAGGAGAGGGATTGGTTGACTGGCAAGGCttaa
- a CDS encoding hypothetical protein (MEROPS:MER0001009), which yields MLRNGNDVTSASLDIRRGRQVLPKNVKPLHYDLTLEPNFETFKYEGTVVIDFDVVEDSTSIALNTVDLEIHDTLVEANGSTISSSPTLDYDKDSQTTTITFDKTIPAGQKARLTQRFTGTLNDDMAGFYRSSYKDEQGNTKYIATTQFEATDARRAFPCLDEPALKATFTVTLIADKDLVCLGNMDVASEKEVDSKVTGKKSKSITYNKTPIMSTYLLAFIIGDLKQYETNNFRVPIRVWCTPDQNLDHAVFSAELAARTLEFYEEQFGSKYPLPKMDMVAVPDFAAGAMENWGLITYRVVDLLLDEKTSSAVTKKRVAEVVQHELAHQWFGNLVTMDFWDGLWLKEGFATWMSWYSSNAFYPEWRIWEGYVTEDLRSALSLDSLRSSHPIEVPVKRADEVNQIFDAISYEKGSCVLRMISKYLGEDVFLKGIRIYLDRHAYANTETTDLWAALSEASGKDVERVADIWTKKVGYPVVAVTEDESKGTINVKQNRFLRTADVKPEEDEVLYPVFLNLRTKEGIQEDLALNVREADFKVPDFDFYKVNSGHSGIYRTSYTSERLQKLGQNAKAGLLGVEDRAGMIADAGALAAAGYQKTSGLLSLLQGFDSEDEFIVWDEITLRVASLRDAWIFEEDDVNKALKAFQRDLVSKKANEIGWNISSSDDFTAQRFKALMFGKAAIVEDEAAKKAAFELFEKFISGDREAVQPNLRSSVFGVVLSYGGEAEYNAVLKEYETAKQSSERNTALRSLGFAKDPALMKRTLAYTLSDNVKTQDIYMPLAGLRAHKEGVLALWGWVKENWDVLTKRLPPGMSLLGDMVAISTSSFTHGDQIDDVKKFFEEKGSKGFELELAQSLDSMKAKQNWLARDKDDVKQWLVQNKYL from the coding sequence ATGCTTCGAAACGGAAACGACGTTACCAGTGCCAGTCTCGACATCCGTCGAGGTCGACAGGTTCTGCCCAAGAATGTCAAGCCCCTACACTACGATCTCACCCTCGAACCCAACTTTGAAACCTTCAAGTACGAAGGTACTGTTGTCATCGACTTTGACGTTGTCGAGGATTCAACATCCATTGCTCTCAACACAGTAGACCTCGAGATCCACGACACCCTCGTTGAGGCCAATGGTAGCACCATCAGCTCCTCCCCCACCCTCGACTATGACAAGGACTCCCAAACTACAACCATCACCTTCGACAAGACCATTCCTGCAGGCCAGAAGGCTAGGTTGACCCAGCGTTTCACCGGTACTCTCAACGATGACATGGCTGGTTTTTACCGATCTTCATACAAGGACGAGCAAGGAAACACAAAGTACATCGCAACCACCCAATTCGAGGCTACCGATGCTCGCCGAGCATTCCCCTGTCTCGATGAGCCTGCTCTCAAGGCCACCTTCACCGTTACTTTGATCGCTGACAAGGACCTGGTTTGCCTGGGCAACATGGACGTTGCCTCCGAAAAGGAGGTTGACTCCAAGGTAACAggcaagaagagcaagtctATAACATACAATAAGACGCCAATTATGTCTACATACCTATTGGCATTCATCATTGGAGATCTCAAGCAATACGAGACCAACAACTTCCGGGTCCCCATTCGAGTGTGGTGCACTCCTGACCAGAACCTTGATCATGCCGTCTTTTCAGCTGAGCTGGCTGCACGAACCCTTGAATTTTACGAGGAGCAGTTCGGCAGCAAATACCCTCTTCCCAAGATGGACATGGTTGCCGTTCCTGATTTCGCTGCCGGAGCCATGGAGAACTGGGGTCTTATCACATACCGAGTCGTCGACCTTCTCCTAGATGAGAAGACCAGCAGTGCGGTTACCAAGAAGCGTGTCGCCGAGGTTGTTCAGCACGAGCTGGCTCACCAATGGTTTGGCAACCTCGTCACAATGGACTTCTGGGATGGTCTCTGGCTAAAGGAAGGATTTGCCACATGGATGTCGTGGTACTCTTCCAACGCCTTCTACCCCGAGTGGAGGATCTGGGAAGGCTATGTTACTGAGGATTTGCGATCTGCTCTGAGTCTTGACTCTCTGCGCAGCTCTCACCCTATCGAAGTACCCGTCAAGCGTGCAGATGAGGTCAACCAGATTTTTGATGCCATCTCATACGAGAAGGGTTCTTGTGTCCTTCGCATGATCTCCAAGTACTTGGGTGAGGACGTCTTCCTCAAGGGTATCCGAATCTACCTTGACCGACATGCCTACGCCAACACAGAGACTACTGACCTCTGGGCAGCTCTCAGTGAGGCCAGTGGCAAAGATGTTGAGCGTGTTGCCGATATCTGGACCAAGAAGGTAGGTTACCCTGTCGTAGCCGTCACCGAGGATGAATCCAAGGGCACAATCAACGTCAAGCAGAACCGGTTCCTTAGAACGGCCGATGTCAAGCCTGAGGAAGATGAGGTGCTCTACCCAGTATTCCTTAACCTTCGAACAAAGGAGGGTATCCAAGAAGACCTTGCGCTCAACGTTCGTGAGGCCGACTTCAAGGTGCCTGATTTCGACTTTTACAAGGTCAACTCTGGTCACTCTGGTATCTACCGCACCTCTTATACGAGCGAGAGACTCCAAAAGCTCGGACAAAACGCCAAGGCAGGATTACTGGGTGTCGAGGACAGAGCCGGAATGATCGCCGACGCTGGTGCTCTTGCTGCCGCTGGTTACCAAAAGACATCAGGTCTGCTGTCTCTCCTCCAAGGTTTTGACTCGGAAGATGAGTTCATCGTCTGGGATGAGATCACACTCCGTGTCGCTTCTCTTCGAGATGCTTGGATCTTTGAGGAAGACGATGTCAACAAGGCTCTCAAGGCTTTCCAGCGAGACTTGGTCAGCAAGAAGGCCAACGAAATCGGCTGGAACATTTCGAGCTCTGACGACTTCACTGCTCAGCGCTTCAAGGCGCTCATGTTCGGTAAGGCCGCCATCGTCGAGGATGAGGCTGCGAAGAAGGCGGCCTTTGAGCTGTTTGAGAAGTTCATCAGCGGTGACCGAGAGGCCGTACAACCCAACCTCCGATCTAGTGTATTTGGGGTTGTGCTATCGTACGGAGGCGAAGCTGAATACAACGCTGTTCTCAAGGAATACGAGACCGCCAAGCAGAGTAGCGAGCGCAACACTGCCCTTCGATCACTCGGTTTTGCCAAGGACCCTGCCCTTATGAAGCGAACTCTGGCGTACACTCTGAGTGACAACGTCAAGACCCAGGATATCTACATGCCCCTTGCTGGTCTCCGCGCTCACAAGGAGGGTGTCCTTGCTCTTTGGGGATGGGTCAAGGAGAACTGGGATGTTCTCACTAAGCGACTTCCCCCTGGCATGTCACTCCTCGGCGATATGGTAGCCATCTCAACAAGCTCTTTCACACACGGCGACCAGATCGACGATGTCAAGAAGTTCTTTGAAGAGAAGGGTAGCAAGGGATTCGAGCTTGAGTTGGCTCAGAGCCTTGATAGCATGAAGGCCAAGCAAAACTGGCTCGCTAGGGATAAGGATGATGTTAAGCAGTGGCTTGTCCAGAACAAATATTTGTAA
- a CDS encoding hypothetical protein (TransMembrane:10 (i71-89o138-156i168-188o200-219i231-252o312-334i346-369o375-396i408-426o472-491i)), which yields MGNLDIETSSAVADRTSADNIDKSQIGVGRTELSHALPPHGSYEGGHRWDPAATWTPEEEKRVVRKTDLKLLSWLCLMFFGLQIDRGNIGNALADDLLTDLGIHPGIYNNGTTIQVLCFLLAEFPVQFLTKRYGFKNILPTLMVCWGLVSTFQAFMTGRTAFYVTRALIGFFEGGFIPGVVLMATYFYTSKELSIRLAAFWSTLNVARVISALLAAGLLEMRGIGGHPGWFWLFLLEGLLTVVIGLVSIIYLPTSPTGTKSVIWRKPWYTEREEVIMINRILRDDPAKGLTALKEPLTWQDVKNAWTDPSLWGLYFIGLIAYIPASPVQAYLTLTLKRVGHFNTLASNLLTAPSAALQIFTMLGLAYSSEYFNERAFHCLFGEIWSLPLLTALLTLPDQGREWGRFSIITLISGYPYFHPLVSSWISENSFDVKKRAVAASTYNVIVQMGSVISSQIYRVEDGPYYKNGNKVLISILCLSVVVFIAQRQWLVYLNKKKTDVWEQMTPEQQAEYQTDKEQREIDGNKRLDFRFAY from the exons ATGGGCAATCTTGATATTGAGACCAGCTCGGCGGTTGCTGACCGCACATCGGCGGATAACATCGACAAATCTCAAATCGGAGTTGGCCGAACTGAACTGAGCCACGCACTACCACCTCATGGTAGTTACGAAGGCGGCCATCGGTGGGATCCCGCGGCTACTTGGACTcccgaagaagagaagagggtCGTCCGAAAGACTGATCTCAAGCTTCTGAGTTGGCTGTGTCTTATGTTTTTCGGTCTCCAAATCGACAGAGGTAATATTGGCAATGCCCTCGCAGACGACCTCCTTACAGACCTCGGTATCCATCCGGGAATTTACAATAATGGAACCACGATCCAGGTGTTGTGTTTCTTGCTCGCTGAGTTCCCTGTTCAATTCCTCACCAAGAGATATGGCTTCAAAAACATCCTGCCCACTCTCATGGTCTGCTGGGGTCTCGTCTCGACTTTCCAGGCCTTCATGACTGGACGTACCGCTTTCTATGTCACCCGTGCTCTGATAGGCTTTTTTGAGGGTGGTTTTATTCCTGGTGTTGTCCTCATGGCGACCTACTTCTATACATCAAAGGAGTTGTCTATTCGGCTGGCTGCTTTCTGGTCTACACTCAACGTCGCCCGTGTCATCTCAGCTCTTCTTGCCGCTGGACTTCTCGAAATGCGAGGAATTGGCGGTCATCCCGGATGGTTCTGGCTTTTCCTTCTTGAGGGTCTTCTCACTGTTGTCATTGGCCTCGTTTCCATAATCTATCTCCCAACTTCACCCACAGGCACCAAGTCTGTGATCTGGCGCAAGCCGTGGTACACCGAGcgagaagaagttattaTGATCAACCGTATCCTTCGGGATGATCCCGCCAAGGGTCTTACGGCGTTGAAGGAGCCATTGACGTGGCAGGACGTCAAGAATGCATGGACCGACCCTTCTCTTTGGGGACTCTATTTCATCGGTCTTATCGCATACATCCCAGCATCACCAGTTCAAGCGTACTTGACTTTGACACTGAAGCGAGTCGGACACTTCAACACTTTGGCCAGCAACCTGCTCACTGCACCTTCTGCCGCGCTTCAGATCTTTACCATGCTTGGGCTAGCTTACAGCTCAGAGTATTTTAATGAACGAGCATTCCACTGTCTTTTCGGAGAGATTTGGTCTCTTCCTCTGCTTACAGCACTCTTGACCCTTCCCGATCAAGGTCGTGAGTGGGGTCGATTCTCTATCATTACCCTCATATCAGGATACCCTTACTTCCACCCTCTGGTGTCTTCTTGGATCTCTGAGAACTCCTTCGACGTCAAGAAGCGAGCGGTCGCTGCCAGTACATACAACGTCATTGTTCAAAT GGGAAGCGTTATATCGAGCCAGATCTACCGAGTGGAGGATGGACCGTACTATAAGAACGGAAACAAAGTTCTGATCTCGATTTTGTGTCTCTCTGTCGTTGTTTTTATTGCTCAGAGACAATGGCTTGTGTACCttaacaagaagaagaccgaTGTGTGGGAGCAGATGACCCCGGAGCAGCAGGCCGAGTACCAGACGGATAAGGAGCAGCGAGAGATTGACGGAAACAAACGACTCGATTTCCGGTTTGCTTATTAA
- a CDS encoding hypothetical protein (TransMembrane:4 (o6-28i49-69o75-96i103-121o)): MGIFGLATTGFVGALHSYIMLLETVFWTSPRGRKTFKLTAEFAEQTKTMAANQGLYNGFLSAGLIWSLVHPNPVFAKQLQIFFNGCVVVAGVFGSVTTANTKILYVQAAPAALALGLILLGI; encoded by the coding sequence ATGGGTATTTTTGGACTCGCTACTACCGGCTTTGTCGGCGCCTTGCACAGCTACATCATGCTGCTGGAGACTGTCTTTTGGACATCTCCCCGTGGACGAAAGACCTTCAAGCTCACTGCCGAGTTCGCCgagcagaccaagaccatGGCTGCTAATCAGGGCCTGTACAACGGCTTCCTTTCTGCCGGTCTAATTTGGTCGCTTGTTCACCCGAACCCTGTGTTTGCAAAGCAGCTGCAGATCTTCTTCAACGGTTGTGTTGTAGTTGCAGGCGTGTTTGGTAGTGTCACTACGGCCAACACAAAGATTCTCTACGTTCAGGCCGCCCCTGCTGCTCTTGCTCTTGGACTTATTCTTTTGGGTATTTAA